A portion of the Corynebacterium occultum genome contains these proteins:
- the pstA gene encoding phosphate ABC transporter permease PstA: protein MSNNIKTVAPEGNSLERESAFTHISTRRKSTNSIATVVMYLAMAIALVPLIWVLAEVFIRGLSPILSLDWWTTSQRGVLYHMEGGGAYHAIVGTFMQTLITSIVSIPFGIFTAIYLVEYANGNRLGRITTFMVDILSGVPSIVAALFIYALWITMFGFNRSGFAVSLSLIILMIPVIIKNTEEMLRVVPADLREASYALGVPKWKTIYKIVLPTALSGIVTGVMLAIARVMGESAPVLLLVGSTQSLNWDSWNGPQASLPLMMLDMYKAGASDAVLAKLWGAALTLVIIIALLNIGARLISARFSVKT, encoded by the coding sequence ATGAGTAACAACATCAAGACCGTGGCTCCGGAAGGCAACTCCCTGGAACGGGAATCAGCCTTCACCCACATCTCCACCCGGCGTAAGAGCACCAACAGCATCGCTACCGTGGTGATGTACCTGGCGATGGCCATCGCCCTGGTTCCGCTGATCTGGGTCCTGGCGGAGGTGTTCATCCGCGGTCTGAGCCCGATCCTCAGCCTCGACTGGTGGACCACCTCCCAGCGGGGTGTCCTCTACCACATGGAAGGTGGCGGCGCGTACCACGCGATCGTCGGTACCTTCATGCAGACCCTGATCACCTCGATCGTCTCCATCCCCTTCGGCATCTTCACCGCGATCTACCTGGTGGAGTACGCCAACGGCAACCGTCTCGGCCGGATCACCACCTTCATGGTGGACATCCTCTCCGGTGTCCCCTCCATCGTCGCAGCCCTGTTCATCTACGCCCTGTGGATCACCATGTTCGGCTTCAACCGTTCCGGTTTCGCGGTGTCCCTCTCGCTGATCATCCTCATGATCCCGGTGATCATCAAGAACACCGAGGAAATGCTCCGCGTGGTCCCGGCTGATCTGCGTGAGGCCTCATACGCCCTGGGTGTGCCCAAGTGGAAGACCATCTACAAGATCGTCCTCCCCACCGCACTGTCCGGCATCGTCACCGGTGTCATGCTGGCCATCGCCCGCGTCATGGGAGAGTCCGCCCCGGTGCTTCTGCTCGTCGGTTCCACCCAGTCGCTGAACTGGGACTCCTGGAACGGCCCGCAGGCCTCCCTGCCGCTGATGATGCTCGACATGTACAAGGCCGGTGCCTCCGATGCCGTTCTGGCAAAGCTCTGGGGTGCTGCCCTCACCCTGGTGATCATCATCGCCCTGCTCAATATCGGGGCACGCCTCATCTCGGCGCGATTCTCGGTCAAGACCTAA
- the pstS gene encoding phosphate ABC transporter substrate-binding protein PstS — protein MIRNFKRTASLLGVVAAGSLALVACSESETTDGGTDAASIEGLSGTAGQLVSEGASSQQNAMDYFNIKYQEAVSGASLAYNASGSGSGRTNFVAGQVAFAGSDSPLSDDQVDPAAERCDGNEAWHLPLVIGPVAVAYNVEGVDSLNLSTETIAQIFLGEITKWNDEAIAAENEGVELPDQDISVIYRSDESGTSDNFQKFLAANTDAWTTEGQQFPQEVGSGANGSNGVATETSNVAGAITYVEAGFANQSGLGVANIDFGAGPVELNPDSVGVALENLEFLGEGHNMVVDADAMYAIDADGAYPLVLTTYEIVCSAGYDAETSAMVKDFLTVALESQDSGLEELGYIPVTGAHHERLLEAVEAIQ, from the coding sequence GTGATCCGTAACTTCAAGCGCACCGCTTCTCTCCTCGGTGTCGTCGCAGCTGGTTCCCTCGCACTCGTCGCCTGCTCTGAGAGCGAGACCACCGACGGTGGCACCGACGCGGCCTCCATCGAGGGCCTGTCCGGCACCGCTGGTCAGCTGGTCTCCGAGGGCGCCTCCTCCCAGCAGAACGCCATGGACTACTTCAACATCAAGTACCAGGAGGCCGTCTCCGGCGCTTCCCTGGCCTACAACGCCTCCGGCTCCGGTTCCGGCCGCACCAACTTCGTCGCCGGCCAGGTCGCCTTCGCAGGTTCCGACTCCCCGCTTTCCGACGATCAGGTCGACCCGGCTGCTGAGCGTTGCGATGGCAACGAAGCCTGGCATCTGCCGCTGGTCATCGGCCCGGTGGCTGTGGCCTACAACGTTGAGGGTGTCGATTCCCTGAACCTCTCCACCGAGACCATCGCCCAGATCTTCCTGGGTGAGATCACCAAGTGGAACGACGAGGCCATCGCCGCTGAGAACGAGGGCGTCGAGCTCCCGGACCAGGACATCTCCGTCATCTACCGTTCCGATGAGTCCGGCACCTCCGATAACTTCCAGAAGTTCCTGGCCGCCAACACCGATGCCTGGACCACCGAGGGCCAGCAGTTCCCGCAGGAAGTCGGATCCGGCGCCAACGGTTCCAACGGTGTTGCCACCGAGACCTCCAACGTCGCAGGTGCCATCACCTACGTCGAGGCCGGTTTCGCCAACCAGTCCGGTCTGGGAGTCGCCAACATCGACTTCGGTGCCGGCCCGGTTGAGCTGAACCCCGACTCCGTCGGTGTTGCTCTGGAGAACCTGGAGTTCCTCGGCGAGGGCCACAACATGGTCGTCGATGCTGACGCCATGTACGCCATCGACGCTGACGGCGCTTACCCGCTGGTCCTGACCACCTATGAGATCGTCTGCTCCGCCGGTTATGATGCAGAGACCTCCGCAATGGTCAAGGATTTCCTGACCGTCGCCCTGGAGTCCCAGGACTCCGGCCTGGAGGAGCTGGGCTACATCCCGGTCACCGGTGCTCACCATGAGCGTCTGCTCGAGGCCGTCGAGGCTATCCAGTAA
- the pstC gene encoding phosphate ABC transporter permease subunit PstC, with product MATNNPTTDGREELDASKVEAHPVTTVTPRPKPATVAQSPGGVRRPGDRVFEFLSTASATLISVVIAAIGIFLIIRAVPALMNNTGGLWGFFTYTGAWNTSDTSAMTFGIPNFFGVTVLISVFALVIAMPVALGIAVFLSNYAPAKTVKPLGYLVDMLAAVPSIVYGLWGWQVLGPALSDFYNWFHGWAGGFFLFATYSNSPSFDTGRNVFTGGVVLAVMILPVIAATAREVFVQTPRGQIEAALALGATRWEVVRMTVLPFGLSGYISGSMLGLGRALGETMALYLVISPSSEFRASLFDGGTTFATAIANAAPEFNDNLRAGAYIAAGLVLFLLTFLVNGAARAIVAKNS from the coding sequence ATGGCTACCAACAATCCGACTACGGATGGGCGTGAAGAGCTCGACGCCTCCAAGGTCGAAGCACACCCCGTGACGACCGTGACTCCCCGCCCCAAGCCGGCGACCGTCGCGCAGTCTCCCGGTGGAGTGCGCCGTCCCGGCGACCGCGTTTTCGAGTTCCTGTCCACCGCTTCGGCGACCCTGATCAGTGTCGTCATCGCGGCAATCGGTATCTTCCTGATCATCCGTGCGGTTCCCGCGCTGATGAACAACACCGGTGGGCTGTGGGGCTTCTTCACCTACACCGGGGCCTGGAACACCAGTGACACCTCGGCGATGACCTTCGGTATCCCGAACTTCTTCGGTGTCACCGTCCTCATCTCGGTCTTCGCTCTGGTCATTGCCATGCCGGTGGCGCTGGGCATCGCGGTCTTCCTGTCCAACTACGCGCCAGCCAAGACGGTCAAGCCGCTCGGTTACCTGGTGGACATGCTCGCTGCGGTTCCCTCCATCGTCTACGGACTCTGGGGCTGGCAGGTCCTGGGCCCGGCGCTCTCCGACTTCTACAACTGGTTCCACGGTTGGGCCGGTGGTTTCTTCCTTTTCGCCACATACAGCAACTCTCCCTCATTCGACACCGGACGTAACGTCTTCACCGGTGGCGTGGTGCTGGCAGTGATGATCCTCCCGGTCATCGCCGCCACCGCACGAGAGGTATTCGTCCAGACCCCCCGCGGCCAGATCGAGGCTGCCCTGGCGCTGGGTGCCACCCGCTGGGAGGTGGTGCGTATGACGGTCCTGCCTTTCGGACTGTCGGGCTACATCTCCGGCTCAATGCTGGGCCTGGGTCGCGCTCTCGGTGAGACCATGGCCCTCTACCTGGTGATCTCTCCCAGCTCGGAGTTCCGTGCCTCCCTCTTCGACGGTGGAACCACCTTCGCAACGGCCATCGCGAACGCTGCCCCTGAATTCAACGACAACCTTCGCGCCGGCGCCTACATCGCCGCCGGTCTGGTGCTGTTCCTGCTGACCTTCCTGGTCAACGGTGCCGCCCGCGCGATCGTGGCCAAGAACAGCTAG
- the pstB gene encoding phosphate ABC transporter ATP-binding protein PstB, translating to MSKLEINDVDIFYGDFHAVKNVNLKIPAQSVTAFIGPSGCGKSTVLRTLNRMHEVIPGATVKGEILLDGENIYNKNVDPVSVRNTIGMVFQKANPFPTMSIEDNVVAGLKLSGEKNKKKLKEVAERSLRGANLWEEVKDRLDKPGGGLSGGQQQRLCIARAIAVEPEVLLMDEPCSALDPISTLAVEDLIHELKEDFTIVIVTHNMQQAARVSEQTAFYSLEATGMPGHLVEFGPTKKIFENPDKKETEDYISGRFG from the coding sequence ATGTCCAAGCTTGAAATCAATGACGTCGACATCTTCTACGGCGATTTCCACGCCGTGAAGAACGTCAACCTGAAGATCCCGGCACAGTCCGTGACCGCTTTCATCGGCCCCTCCGGCTGCGGCAAGTCCACCGTGCTCCGCACCCTGAACCGCATGCACGAGGTCATCCCGGGCGCCACCGTCAAGGGTGAGATCCTGCTCGACGGTGAGAACATCTACAACAAGAACGTGGACCCCGTCTCCGTGCGCAACACCATCGGCATGGTCTTCCAGAAGGCCAACCCCTTCCCGACCATGTCCATCGAAGACAATGTGGTCGCCGGCCTGAAGCTTTCGGGTGAGAAGAACAAGAAGAAGCTCAAGGAGGTCGCCGAGCGCTCCCTGCGCGGTGCCAACCTCTGGGAGGAGGTCAAGGACCGTCTGGATAAGCCGGGCGGTGGCCTCTCCGGTGGTCAGCAACAGCGTCTGTGCATCGCCCGCGCCATCGCGGTTGAGCCTGAGGTCCTGCTCATGGATGAGCCCTGCTCCGCTCTGGACCCGATCTCCACCCTCGCGGTTGAGGATCTGATCCACGAGCTGAAGGAAGATTTCACCATCGTCATCGTGACCCACAACATGCAGCAGGCTGCCCGCGTATCCGAGCAGACCGCCTTCTACTCCCTCGAGGCCACCGGCATGCCGGGCCACCTCGTGGAGTTCGGTCCGACCAAGAAGATCTTCGAAAACCCCGATAAGAAGGAGACCGAGGACTACATCTCCGGTCGTTTCGGATAA